The following proteins come from a genomic window of Aricia agestis chromosome 19, ilAriAges1.1, whole genome shotgun sequence:
- the LOC121736479 gene encoding dual serine/threonine and tyrosine protein kinase-like, with translation MGGSGMARRTAARARVLRLLLRDTMRALQDLCPAPPPNAPDVSGVVAELSRLAARPAALVVLGSTASARARLVNCLLGARLLPDDLPRGCRWIRIQFGSSTQAHLTLGNSEFELVDELECNRRPWDTLPLQDVLRQDPSDNSTMLEVELNNSFLKTGHRIIIPPDIASDPGPSTYSTLKQLHADLFAKREAILKNFNPVYLYALDSFGSNIFNENLSLAKYTPSRSEEEFWNTFNLHYMARMGAGEEMRVDKAEEMFEETLMGMDDNAVFTPENCLDLHQIKELDPNSQVYFILFADSVSGPDGRPDIAPDVTESAGSGESTYNADDLPESDQDFADGALRNTESQEHIPRVTLEERQVSFMNDLLDQWELLTSPPPKHHVGSTWSIVDEQAFNTELDESRYGERVVRTRSGLIRAVQRYAADVAHTQLLVQCTKLSEIHVKLLQQFLLSSFELARELQVVPRNIHYAAHMERQLYEMITEKFSMGEKRRELLRLVEEVLRDLRPHLEQVDWSVDDLPCHQDKRFTVSSSIFYSSRSSIDVRPDPDRPVRTGPDRSDSEAEEAASCYEFDDYEIIDSADEGLCVSESIGYILNSEAGSSMLSVCSGTNLSSKQASLDVQRAVLSKLSRMISLKLVNFVDCLKETYFGTLQRCIENLECVSSSAGGRAASGAVRQLLAAVRAVDLEPAADASLLPRLWDALRRLVYRLCVPYEEEGVCCVLSPQWRRRTALATLDSLTPARLTRLISTQILERLSAAHERYQAALSALAAALTARLDHTMDAKYNIRRKVAPRFARLCLESTSMCDLLKYGNPELGREIGRGQYGVVYAVRGSWGGHAPAAVKSVRPPDDRAYRDLAMEFFYTRSIPAHPRIVQLLGSVVQRGGGGAGVLLVSRRYSRDLHAAVAAGLPLPARMAVAADIVEGIRYLHSLGLIHRDIKLKNVLLDTNNRAALADLGFCALGPLLGGSVVGTPVHMAPELLGGEYDTAVDVYAFAVLFWYLCAGTVRLPAAFETFQNKQQLWTKVKRGLRPERLPHFTDEMWDIMTSCWAPDPAARALLGDVQPRIERILEWARDLPPESEVAKDEWSGASDSDIC, from the exons ATGGGCGGTAGCGGCATGGCGCGGCGGACGGCGGCGCGCGCTCGCGTGCTGCGGCTGCTGCTGCGGGACACGATGCGCGCGCTGCAGGACCTGTGCCCGGCTCCACCGCCTAATG CGCCGGACGTGTCGGGCGTGGTGGCGGAGCTGAGCCGGCTGGCGGCGCGGCCGGCGGCGCTGGTGGTGCTGGGCAGCACGGCGTCGGCGCGCGCGCGCCTCGTCAATTGCCTGCTGGGCGCTCGCCTGCTGCCCGACGACCTGCCCAGGGGCTGTCGCTGG ATACGAATCCAATTCGGTTCGTCGACGCAGGCGCACCTGACGCTGGGCAACTCGGAGTTCGAGCTGGTCGACGAGCTGGAGTGCAACAGGAGACCTTGGGACACGCTGCCTCTGCAG GACGTCCTCCGCCAAGACCCATCCGACAATTCCACTATGCTGGAAGTAGAACTCAACAACTCTTTCCTAAAGACCGGCCATCGCATCATCATACCTCCAGATATTGCCTCAGACCCTGGACCTTCTACCTACTCCACTCTCAAGCAACTCCATGCGGATCTCTTTGCGAAACGAGAGGCCATCTTGAAAAATTTTAACCCTGTGTACCTGTATGCCCTGGACAGCTTTGGCAGTAACATCTTCAATGAGAATCTCAGTCTGGCGAAGTATACGCCTTCTAGGAGTGAGGAGGAATTCTGGAATACGTTCAACCTGCATTACATGGCTCGTATGGGGGCGGGGGAAGAGATGAGAGTGGATAAGGCCGAGGAGATGTTTGAGGAGACGTTGATGGGGATGGACGATAATGCTGTGTTTACTCCGGAG aactgCTTAGATCTGCACCAAATTAAGGAACTGGATCCGAACTCACAAGTGTACTTCATACTATTCGCGGACAGCGTGTCCGGTCCGGACGGCCGGCCGGACATCGCGCCGGACGTGACGGAATCGGCCGGATCCGGCGAGTCGACGTACAATGCTGATGATCTGCCGGAGTCCGATCAGGATTTCGCTGATGGGGCGTTGCG TAATACAGAATCTCAAGAGCATATCCCGAGAGTCACACTGGAGGAGCGGCAAGTGTCCTTCATGAACGACCTGCTTGATCAATGGGAGCTATTGA cGAGTCCCCCGCCCAAGCACCACGTGGGCAGCACGTGGTCGATAGTCGACGAGCAGGCTTTTAACACGGAGCTGGACGAGTCGCGGTACGGCGAGCGCGTCGTCCGCACCCGCAGCGGGCTCATCCGCGCCGTGCAGCGGTACGCCGCTGACGTAGCGCACACGCAGCTGTTAGTGCAGTGCACTAAGTTAAGCGAG ATCCACGTGAAGCTACTACAGCAGTTCCTGCTGTCGTCGTTCGAGCTGGCGCGCGAGCTGCAGGTCGTCCCGCGGAATATACACTACGCCGCGCACATGGAGCGACAGCTGTATGAG ATGATAACGGAGAAGTTCTCTATGGGCGAGAAGCGGCGGGAGCTGCTGCGGCTGGTGGAGGAGGTGCTGCGAGACCTGCGACCGCACCTCGAACAAGTGGACTGGAGCGTCGATG ACCTACCGTGCCATCAAGACAAGCGGTTTACCGTATCGTCGTCCATATTCTACTCGAGCCGGAGTTCTATCGACGTCCGACCGGATCCGGACCGACCGGTTCGGACTGGTCCGGACAGGTCGGATTCTGAGGCGGAGGAGGCGGCTTCGTGTTACGAATTTGATGATTATGAGATCATAGATTCAGCGGACGAGGGATTGTGTGTTAGCGAAAGTATAGGTTACATA CTGAACTCCGAAGCGGGATCGAGTATGTTGTCGGTGTGCAGCGGAACTAACTTGTCCAGTAAACAAGCCTCACTCGACGTGCAGAGAGCAG TACTATCGAAGCTAAGTCGGATGATAAGTCTGAAGCTAGTCAATTTTGTGGACTGTCTGAAGGAAACTTACTTTGGCACGTTACAGAg ATGTATAGAGAACCTGGAGTGCGTGTCGTCGAGTGCGGGCGGGCGCGCGGCGAGCGGCGCGGTGCGGCAGCTGCTGGCGGCGGTCCGCGCGGTCGACCTCGAGCCCGCCGCCGACGCCAGCCTGCTGCCGCGACTGTGGGACGCGCTGCGCCGCCTGGTATACAG GCTGTGCGTACCGTACGAAGAGGAGGGCGTGTGCTGCGTGCTGAGCCCGCAGTGGCGGCGCCGCACCGCGCTCGCGACGCTCGACTCACTCACACCCGCGAGATTAACAAGACTGATATCTACACAG ATCCTAGAGCGTCTGTCGGCGGCGCACGAGCGCTACCAGGCGGCGCTGTCGGCGCTCGCGGCCGCGCTCACCGCCCGCCTCGACCACACCATGGACGCCAAGTACAACATCCGCCGGAA GGTAGCGCCGCGGTTCGCGCGTCTCTGTCTTGAGAGCACGTCGATGTGCGACCTACTCAAGTATGGCAACCCGGAGCTGGGCCGAGAGATTG GTCGTGGTCAATATGGCGTCGTGTACGCCGTGCGGGGCTCGTGGGGCGGACACGCGCCCGCAGCGGTCAAGTCCGTGCGCCCGCCAGACGACCGCGCCTACAGAGATCTCGCCATGGAGTTCTTCTATAccag GAGTATTCCCGCCCACCCGCGCATCGTGCAGCTGCTGGGCTCGGTGGTGCAGCGTGGGGGCGGCGGTGCGGGCGTACTGCTGGTGTCGCGGCGGTACTCGCGCGACCTTCACGCGGCGGTCGCGGCCGGCCTGCCGCTGCCGGCGCGCATGGCGGTCGCTGCGGACATCGTGGAGG GCATCCGCTACCTCCACTCCCTCGGTCTCATCCATCGGGACATCAAGCTGAAGAACGTGCTACTGGACACCAACAACCGCGCCGCACTGGCTGACCTTGGGTTCTGCGCGCTGGGCCCACTACTGGGCGGTTCCGTTGTGGGCACGCCCGTGCACATGGCACCGGAGTTGCTGGGCGGAGAATACGATACGGCCGTAGATGTGTACGCCTTCGCTGTGTTGTTCTG GTACTTGTGTGCGGGCACGGTGCGGCTACCTGCGGCGTTTGAGACCTTCCAGAACAAACAGCAGCTGTGGACCAAGGTCAAACGAG GCCTCCGTCCAGAACGGTTACCACACTTCACGGACGAGATGTGGGATATTATGACGTCATGCTGGGCGCCCGACCCCGCCGCCCGCGCGTTACTAGGAGACGTCCAGCCGCGCATAGAGAGGATACTGGAGTGGGCGCGTGACCTGCCCCCAGAAAGCGAAGTGGCCAAAGACGAGTGGTCAGGCGCGTCGGACTCTGATATCTGTTAG